The Brachypodium distachyon strain Bd21 chromosome 4, Brachypodium_distachyon_v3.0, whole genome shotgun sequence nucleotide sequence ACATTTGGAAAACAAGTCCACTCAAGCATGATAAAACTACACACTTTGTGATCCAGTGATGCATACCTTTTAAGAGTTGACAACTGACACATCTGAGCCTAATCCATCGAAGATAGTAGCCTTATATCCTCCTTACTTATTAACATGGGAATCACCTAGCAGACTACATCCATACCTTCAGGACTGTGCGCCCCAAGTTGAAGATGGTGAGTTCTATCATTCTTCTCTTCTGACTTACTTGATGTCCTAATAAACTGATCTGGTAACGGAGCCACGTAATAAATTGATTAACAGATCCTGAATTCCATCATAGCAGAACAATGATCTTGTTACCTAAAAGCAACATGAATTAATAAGAGATGAATTACAGTCAAACTATTTTTTCTGTCAGCATGTCCCTCCTGCTTCTCAAACCATGTACTTATATGTTGTTGTCCAGAGTGTACTCCAAGATGTTGATGCTTTAGCTCATTAAAGATCCAACAATCAGTTGCATTGGTGGTAGATATCATAGCATAACTTCATGAGAAAATGGTATGGAAATCTTGATATCCCAGCATTTTCCCTGAACTTTCCTGCTCGGAGGCCAaacagaaacaacaaaaatggTAGAATGATACTACTTTTCCAAACGAAAGAGGTACTTGTACCTTAATTGTCAGtttcataactaattaaccAACAATTTCCATATGATCATATCCCTCATGAAAATCCCAAAATCTTCCCTTGATCTCAAAATCAAACTTGTGGAGCTTCATCCATCCTGGACCAAAATTTAAGAGATCATATTGATTGATCACAAAATCAAACTTGCAATTCTTCACTACAAGTTCTTCCAACGATCCATTCCAGCCTAGGTACTCCAACCACTCTGTACTTCCTATTTTCTCACAGTCAATAAGGTGGAGGCAAGATAGACTCTTGCAACCAACTGCAACCGAGAGAAGGCCACTAGAAGTTATTCCTGGTGCAGACTTCAGCCTGAGGGAAATCAATTTCTGACTGTAACGTAGATAACCAAGGCCGGCGTCATCAATGTGTGAACAGAAGCTTAGCGTGAGATCAGTCAGAGAGGGGCAGCAAGATAAAATCACAAAGAGGTCTTGGTTGTGCAACTGGCCTCCATGAAAAGGCGTCCAGCCAGCATAATCGATCTCTACTTTCGACAAATTGGGGAACCGGGAGAAGAGTGATGCCAAAGATTCAGTCGCAAGGCAAAGACCAGAACCAACACGAATAGATCCCTTTAGCTCAGCCTCTAAAGTGAAGAAACGCTTGGATACAAGAGAAAGTGAATTCAGATCACTTCTTCTGGTAACCCTCTTGACAATCTCTGACAGCAGTTCCTCCGGAAGATCCTCCATGGGTAAATCTCAAGGTTCAGCAGGCAAgggccctaccttgatttttgcctcagttacgaattggggaagattaaggagat carries:
- the LOC100839933 gene encoding F-box/LRR-repeat protein 14; translation: MEDLPEELLSEIVKRVTRRSDLNSLSLVSKRFFTLEAELKGSIRVGSGLCLATESLASLFSRFPNLSKVEIDYAGWTPFHGGQLHNQDLFVILSCCPSLTDLTLSFCSHIDDAGLGYLRYSQKLISLRLKSAPGITSSGLLSVAVGCKSLSCLHLIDCEKIGSTEWLEYLGWNGSLEELVVKNCKFDFVINQYDLLNFGPGWMKLHKFDFEIKGRFWDFHEGYDHMEIVG